The Bombus pascuorum chromosome 9, iyBomPasc1.1, whole genome shotgun sequence genome has a window encoding:
- the LOC132910823 gene encoding FK506-binding protein 5-like isoform X1, with product MVDRSETSNENLEDITKALEDMDSLDIKLFNDTFKNSNSNSVLKDFNIQSDGEIKKKVIFKDSNEDDLLTDLLSDEEISVKEEKNLFTSNIKSNLMEDLFKIKNPVTSANIRPNNELGFHFEQAEANQLSSQKLPAYSISENNFASQNESIKDRNTQKLKNVSRNEEDILTSLIDKSDIIDKTRRPSLREHLFENQSNLSNVMDSIIPKNNKKIELETMAQSTNTIHESKLDTTNASTRSFTKESRRGRRNTKIVNDPLGLLSADLLLDQSPELVSNGNVPPKNSIIQNTKTEKDLPEWLGGSRKLEDKKSEIRMRAIAEIDKIDTSKQNVEIHDANSTINLKTSGANDLGDASIFPEHFTLLYSTQLNQQNALVNIQQQEHELRTAAILSQQNEQLNKISSAQHSMLHNQEEQFNALLKLQFEKQLLLEKQIKMQQERINQYINVLMTQPGSVSSTTSIYTSCKSDLCEEEKKFVNEIKEMKDIIKRLEGEKSKLENKLSTIDEKYNNEILFQAEFYERQISFLKDSITKSEERVKQEIEYLETDYITKFEKLRDEKLQLENQCKEEIHNLKVKYFIPLIISNKHAQHIEELCKLHSENITLLQREYYNIIESTSKAKQIEAQMIETMTTRKTDIEDILEKANVIIESMVENKNRLEIKHNEIMESEANILKLQEDDIKAQKHELKYQNSVLEEHRNKFIKTTEKFDAHLTQLITELQKQSTLYTQATETLQKKTTNLLREKELFEEKMKWERDYMQALKEAWVKEQEKQLKLLAEEKEVIAIEKTHLEVLNKLKSNSGETIKVELETAIKTAQDANASASREKLKWEEKINELNVYKQILQDKEDLLILHAKELEYLTQSALTKKEEGVKALKNAKYLENQNKEKFNQLQIQIQALMEREKKVATERYNVTKDKIKGVLSTYETERPERDISHNFQNEIIPSSGIQSKSEITTELMSIVDPNLIMLKLNINDDFKSINKYM from the exons ATGGTTGATCGCTCTGAAacttcaaatgaaaatttagaagATATTACAAAAGCATTAGAAGATATGGACAgtttagatataaaattatttaatgacacatttaaaaattcaaattccaaCAGTGTTCTCaaagattttaatatacaatctgatggtgaaattaaaaaaaaagttatatttaaag ATTCTAATGAGGATGATTTATTAACTGATTTGTTATCTGATGAAGAAATTTctgtaaaagaagaaaagaatctgTTTACATCTAATATCAAAAGTAACTTGATGGAAGatcttttcaaaataaaaaatccagTTACATCTGCAAATATTAGACCAAATAATGAACTGGGGTTTCATTTTGAGCAAGCAGAAGCTAATCAGTTGTCTTCGCAGAAACTACCTGCTTACTcaatttctgaaaataattttgcttcTCAAAATGAATCAATCAAAGACAGAAACACacaaaagttgaaaaatgtatctcgaaatgaagaagatattttaacaaGCTTAATTGATAAATCTGatataatagataaaacaAGGAGACCATCTTTAAGAGAGCATTTATTCGAAAATCAAtctaatttatcaaatgttaTGGATTCTATCATtcctaaaaataataagaaaatagaattagaAACTATGGCTCAGTCTACAAATACTATACATGAATCAAAATTGGATACTACTAATGCATCGACTAGATCTTTTACGAAAGAATCTCGTAGAGGTAggagaaatacaaaaatcgTGAATGATCCCCTTGGTTTGCTATCAGCTGATTTATTGCTGGATCAAAGTCCTGAAttg gtATCAAATGGAAATGTACCACCTAAGAATtctattatacaaaataccaaaacagaaaaagatttACCAGAATGGTTAGGTGGTTCAAGAaaattagaagataaaaaatcagAAATAAGAATGAGAGCAATAgctgaaattgataaaatagaTACTTCTAAACAAAATGTTGAAATTCACGATGCAAACAgtacaataaatttgaaaacatCTGGTGCAAATGATTTAGGAGATGCATCTATTTTTCCAGAACATTTTACACTGTTGTATAGTACACAATTAAACCAACAAAATGCACTTGTAAATATACAACAACAAGAACATGAATTAAGAACAGCAGCAATACTTTCCCAACAAAacgaacaattaaataaaatatcaagtgCTCAACATTCCATGCTGCATAATCAAGAGGAACAATTTAATGCTCttctaaaattacaatttgaaaaacaacTTTTATTggagaaacaaataaaaatgcaGCAAGAACGTATTAAtcaatatattaat gTTTTGATGACACAGCCAGGATCAGTATCAAGTACTACATCAATTTATACAAGTTGCAAATCGGATTTATgtgaagaggaaaagaagtttgtaaatgaaataaaagaaatgaaagatataataaaaagactgGAAggagaaaaatcaaaattagaGAATAAATTATCTACCATagatgaaaaatacaataatgaaatattatttcaagcAGAGTTTTATGA aagacaaatttcatttttaaaggATTCAATAACAAAATCAGAAGAAAGAGTTAAACaggaaatagaatatttagaaacagattatataacaaaatttgaaaagttaagagatgaaaaattacaactaGAAAATCAGTGCAAAGAAGAAATTCATAATCTGAaggttaaatattttattccacttattatatct aACAAACATGCTCAACACATAGAAGAACTTTGTAAACTACATTCTGAAAATATAACACTATTGCAAAgggaatattataatataatagaaagtaCATCTAAAGCTAAGCAAATAGAAGCTCAAATGATAGAAACTATGACAACTCGGAAGACTGACATAGAGGATATATTAGAAAAAGCTAATGTTATTATTGAGAGTatggtagaaaataaaaatagattagAGATTAAACATAATGAAATAATGGAATCTGAagcaaacattttaaaattacaggAAGATGACATAAAAG ctCAAAAacatgaattaaaatatcaaaatagtGTCTTAGAAGAAcatcgtaataaatttataaaaacaacaGAGAAATTTGACGCTCATCTTACACAACTCATAACTGAACTTCAAAAACAAAGTACATTATATACTCAAGCAACAGAAACACTTCAGAAAAAAACAACAAATCTACTgcgagaaaaagaattattcgaagaaaaaatgaagtGGGAACGAGACTATATGCAG GCATTAAAAGAAGCCTGGGTAAAAGAACAagagaaacaattaaaattgcttgcagaagaaaaagaagtaataGCAATTGAAAAAACACACTTagaagttttaaataaattgaaaagtaataGTGGTGAAACTATTAAAGTAGAG TTGGAAACTGCTATTAAAACTGCACAGGACGCAAATGCATCTGCTAGccgagaaaaattaaaatgggaagaaaaaattaatgagCTTAATGTTTATAAGCAAATTCTACAAGATAAGGAAGATTTACTCATTTTACATGCCAAAGAACTTGAATATCTTACGcag tCGGCTTTAactaaaaaggaagaaggagtaaaagctttaaaaaatgcaaaatatttagaaaatcagaataaagaaaaatttaatcagctacaaatacaaattcaaGCATtgatggaaagagaaaaaaaagttgCAACTGAAAGATATAATGTTACAaa aGATAAAATTAAAGGAGTTTTATCTACTTATGAAACTGAAAGACCAGAAAGGGATATTTCACATAATTTTCAGAATGAGATAATACCTTCCTCTGGAATACAATCGAAATCTGAGATCACTACAGAATTAATg AGTATTGTAGATccaaatttaattatgttaaaattaaacattaatgaTGACTTTAaatctattaataaatacatgtaa
- the LOC132910823 gene encoding rho-associated protein kinase 1-like isoform X3 codes for MEDLFKIKNPVTSANIRPNNELGFHFEQAEANQLSSQKLPAYSISENNFASQNESIKDRNTQKLKNVSRNEEDILTSLIDKSDIIDKTRRPSLREHLFENQSNLSNVMDSIIPKNNKKIELETMAQSTNTIHESKLDTTNASTRSFTKESRRGRRNTKIVNDPLGLLSADLLLDQSPELVSNGNVPPKNSIIQNTKTEKDLPEWLGGSRKLEDKKSEIRMRAIAEIDKIDTSKQNVEIHDANSTINLKTSGANDLGDASIFPEHFTLLYSTQLNQQNALVNIQQQEHELRTAAILSQQNEQLNKISSAQHSMLHNQEEQFNALLKLQFEKQLLLEKQIKMQQERINQYINVLMTQPGSVSSTTSIYTSCKSDLCEEEKKFVNEIKEMKDIIKRLEGEKSKLENKLSTIDEKYNNEILFQAEFYERQISFLKDSITKSEERVKQEIEYLETDYITKFEKLRDEKLQLENQCKEEIHNLKVKYFIPLIISNKHAQHIEELCKLHSENITLLQREYYNIIESTSKAKQIEAQMIETMTTRKTDIEDILEKANVIIESMVENKNRLEIKHNEIMESEANILKLQEDDIKAQKHELKYQNSVLEEHRNKFIKTTEKFDAHLTQLITELQKQSTLYTQATETLQKKTTNLLREKELFEEKMKWERDYMQALKEAWVKEQEKQLKLLAEEKEVIAIEKTHLEVLNKLKSNSGETIKVELETAIKTAQDANASASREKLKWEEKINELNVYKQILQDKEDLLILHAKELEYLTQSALTKKEEGVKALKNAKYLENQNKEKFNQLQIQIQALMEREKKVATERYNVTKDKIKGVLSTYETERPERDISHNFQNEIIPSSGIQSKSEITTELMSIVDPNLIMLKLNINDDFKSINKYM; via the exons ATGGAAGatcttttcaaaataaaaaatccagTTACATCTGCAAATATTAGACCAAATAATGAACTGGGGTTTCATTTTGAGCAAGCAGAAGCTAATCAGTTGTCTTCGCAGAAACTACCTGCTTACTcaatttctgaaaataattttgcttcTCAAAATGAATCAATCAAAGACAGAAACACacaaaagttgaaaaatgtatctcgaaatgaagaagatattttaacaaGCTTAATTGATAAATCTGatataatagataaaacaAGGAGACCATCTTTAAGAGAGCATTTATTCGAAAATCAAtctaatttatcaaatgttaTGGATTCTATCATtcctaaaaataataagaaaatagaattagaAACTATGGCTCAGTCTACAAATACTATACATGAATCAAAATTGGATACTACTAATGCATCGACTAGATCTTTTACGAAAGAATCTCGTAGAGGTAggagaaatacaaaaatcgTGAATGATCCCCTTGGTTTGCTATCAGCTGATTTATTGCTGGATCAAAGTCCTGAAttg gtATCAAATGGAAATGTACCACCTAAGAATtctattatacaaaataccaaaacagaaaaagatttACCAGAATGGTTAGGTGGTTCAAGAaaattagaagataaaaaatcagAAATAAGAATGAGAGCAATAgctgaaattgataaaatagaTACTTCTAAACAAAATGTTGAAATTCACGATGCAAACAgtacaataaatttgaaaacatCTGGTGCAAATGATTTAGGAGATGCATCTATTTTTCCAGAACATTTTACACTGTTGTATAGTACACAATTAAACCAACAAAATGCACTTGTAAATATACAACAACAAGAACATGAATTAAGAACAGCAGCAATACTTTCCCAACAAAacgaacaattaaataaaatatcaagtgCTCAACATTCCATGCTGCATAATCAAGAGGAACAATTTAATGCTCttctaaaattacaatttgaaaaacaacTTTTATTggagaaacaaataaaaatgcaGCAAGAACGTATTAAtcaatatattaat gTTTTGATGACACAGCCAGGATCAGTATCAAGTACTACATCAATTTATACAAGTTGCAAATCGGATTTATgtgaagaggaaaagaagtttgtaaatgaaataaaagaaatgaaagatataataaaaagactgGAAggagaaaaatcaaaattagaGAATAAATTATCTACCATagatgaaaaatacaataatgaaatattatttcaagcAGAGTTTTATGA aagacaaatttcatttttaaaggATTCAATAACAAAATCAGAAGAAAGAGTTAAACaggaaatagaatatttagaaacagattatataacaaaatttgaaaagttaagagatgaaaaattacaactaGAAAATCAGTGCAAAGAAGAAATTCATAATCTGAaggttaaatattttattccacttattatatct aACAAACATGCTCAACACATAGAAGAACTTTGTAAACTACATTCTGAAAATATAACACTATTGCAAAgggaatattataatataatagaaagtaCATCTAAAGCTAAGCAAATAGAAGCTCAAATGATAGAAACTATGACAACTCGGAAGACTGACATAGAGGATATATTAGAAAAAGCTAATGTTATTATTGAGAGTatggtagaaaataaaaatagattagAGATTAAACATAATGAAATAATGGAATCTGAagcaaacattttaaaattacaggAAGATGACATAAAAG ctCAAAAacatgaattaaaatatcaaaatagtGTCTTAGAAGAAcatcgtaataaatttataaaaacaacaGAGAAATTTGACGCTCATCTTACACAACTCATAACTGAACTTCAAAAACAAAGTACATTATATACTCAAGCAACAGAAACACTTCAGAAAAAAACAACAAATCTACTgcgagaaaaagaattattcgaagaaaaaatgaagtGGGAACGAGACTATATGCAG GCATTAAAAGAAGCCTGGGTAAAAGAACAagagaaacaattaaaattgcttgcagaagaaaaagaagtaataGCAATTGAAAAAACACACTTagaagttttaaataaattgaaaagtaataGTGGTGAAACTATTAAAGTAGAG TTGGAAACTGCTATTAAAACTGCACAGGACGCAAATGCATCTGCTAGccgagaaaaattaaaatgggaagaaaaaattaatgagCTTAATGTTTATAAGCAAATTCTACAAGATAAGGAAGATTTACTCATTTTACATGCCAAAGAACTTGAATATCTTACGcag tCGGCTTTAactaaaaaggaagaaggagtaaaagctttaaaaaatgcaaaatatttagaaaatcagaataaagaaaaatttaatcagctacaaatacaaattcaaGCATtgatggaaagagaaaaaaaagttgCAACTGAAAGATATAATGTTACAaa aGATAAAATTAAAGGAGTTTTATCTACTTATGAAACTGAAAGACCAGAAAGGGATATTTCACATAATTTTCAGAATGAGATAATACCTTCCTCTGGAATACAATCGAAATCTGAGATCACTACAGAATTAATg AGTATTGTAGATccaaatttaattatgttaaaattaaacattaatgaTGACTTTAaatctattaataaatacatgtaa
- the LOC132910823 gene encoding myosin-8-like isoform X2 — MLFCSKMVDRSETSNENLEDITKALEDMDSLDIKLFNDTFKNSNSNSVLKDFNIQSDGEIKKKVIFKDSNEDDLLTDLLSDEEISVKEEKNLFTSNIKSNLMEDLFKIKNPVTSANIRPNNELGFHFEQAEANQLSSQKLPAYSISENNFASQNESIKDRNTQKLKNVSRNEEDILTSLIDKSDIIDKTRRPSLREHLFENQSNLSNVMDSIIPKNNKKIELETMAQSTNTIHESKLDTTNASTRSFTKESRRGRRNTKIVNDPLGLLSADLLLDQSPELVSNGNVPPKNSIIQNTKTEKDLPEWLGGSRKLEDKKSEIRMRAIAEIDKIDTSKQNVEIHDANSTINLKTSGANDLGDASIFPEHFTLLYSTQLNQQNALVNIQQQEHELRTAAILSQQNEQLNKISSAQHSMLHNQEEQFNALLKLQFEKQLLLEKQIKMQQERINQYINVLMTQPGSVSSTTSIYTSCKSDLCEEEKKFVNEIKEMKDIIKRLEGEKSKLENKLSTIDEKYNNEILFQAEFYERQISFLKDSITKSEERVKQEIEYLETDYITKFEKLRDEKLQLENQCKEEIHNLKNKHAQHIEELCKLHSENITLLQREYYNIIESTSKAKQIEAQMIETMTTRKTDIEDILEKANVIIESMVENKNRLEIKHNEIMESEANILKLQEDDIKAQKHELKYQNSVLEEHRNKFIKTTEKFDAHLTQLITELQKQSTLYTQATETLQKKTTNLLREKELFEEKMKWERDYMQALKEAWVKEQEKQLKLLAEEKEVIAIEKTHLEVLNKLKSNSGETIKVELETAIKTAQDANASASREKLKWEEKINELNVYKQILQDKEDLLILHAKELEYLTQSALTKKEEGVKALKNAKYLENQNKEKFNQLQIQIQALMEREKKVATERYNVTKDKIKGVLSTYETERPERDISHNFQNEIIPSSGIQSKSEITTELMSIVDPNLIMLKLNINDDFKSINKYM, encoded by the exons atgTTGTTTTGTTCAAAA ATGGTTGATCGCTCTGAAacttcaaatgaaaatttagaagATATTACAAAAGCATTAGAAGATATGGACAgtttagatataaaattatttaatgacacatttaaaaattcaaattccaaCAGTGTTCTCaaagattttaatatacaatctgatggtgaaattaaaaaaaaagttatatttaaag ATTCTAATGAGGATGATTTATTAACTGATTTGTTATCTGATGAAGAAATTTctgtaaaagaagaaaagaatctgTTTACATCTAATATCAAAAGTAACTTGATGGAAGatcttttcaaaataaaaaatccagTTACATCTGCAAATATTAGACCAAATAATGAACTGGGGTTTCATTTTGAGCAAGCAGAAGCTAATCAGTTGTCTTCGCAGAAACTACCTGCTTACTcaatttctgaaaataattttgcttcTCAAAATGAATCAATCAAAGACAGAAACACacaaaagttgaaaaatgtatctcgaaatgaagaagatattttaacaaGCTTAATTGATAAATCTGatataatagataaaacaAGGAGACCATCTTTAAGAGAGCATTTATTCGAAAATCAAtctaatttatcaaatgttaTGGATTCTATCATtcctaaaaataataagaaaatagaattagaAACTATGGCTCAGTCTACAAATACTATACATGAATCAAAATTGGATACTACTAATGCATCGACTAGATCTTTTACGAAAGAATCTCGTAGAGGTAggagaaatacaaaaatcgTGAATGATCCCCTTGGTTTGCTATCAGCTGATTTATTGCTGGATCAAAGTCCTGAAttg gtATCAAATGGAAATGTACCACCTAAGAATtctattatacaaaataccaaaacagaaaaagatttACCAGAATGGTTAGGTGGTTCAAGAaaattagaagataaaaaatcagAAATAAGAATGAGAGCAATAgctgaaattgataaaatagaTACTTCTAAACAAAATGTTGAAATTCACGATGCAAACAgtacaataaatttgaaaacatCTGGTGCAAATGATTTAGGAGATGCATCTATTTTTCCAGAACATTTTACACTGTTGTATAGTACACAATTAAACCAACAAAATGCACTTGTAAATATACAACAACAAGAACATGAATTAAGAACAGCAGCAATACTTTCCCAACAAAacgaacaattaaataaaatatcaagtgCTCAACATTCCATGCTGCATAATCAAGAGGAACAATTTAATGCTCttctaaaattacaatttgaaaaacaacTTTTATTggagaaacaaataaaaatgcaGCAAGAACGTATTAAtcaatatattaat gTTTTGATGACACAGCCAGGATCAGTATCAAGTACTACATCAATTTATACAAGTTGCAAATCGGATTTATgtgaagaggaaaagaagtttgtaaatgaaataaaagaaatgaaagatataataaaaagactgGAAggagaaaaatcaaaattagaGAATAAATTATCTACCATagatgaaaaatacaataatgaaatattatttcaagcAGAGTTTTATGA aagacaaatttcatttttaaaggATTCAATAACAAAATCAGAAGAAAGAGTTAAACaggaaatagaatatttagaaacagattatataacaaaatttgaaaagttaagagatgaaaaattacaactaGAAAATCAGTGCAAAGAAGAAATTCATAATCTGAag aACAAACATGCTCAACACATAGAAGAACTTTGTAAACTACATTCTGAAAATATAACACTATTGCAAAgggaatattataatataatagaaagtaCATCTAAAGCTAAGCAAATAGAAGCTCAAATGATAGAAACTATGACAACTCGGAAGACTGACATAGAGGATATATTAGAAAAAGCTAATGTTATTATTGAGAGTatggtagaaaataaaaatagattagAGATTAAACATAATGAAATAATGGAATCTGAagcaaacattttaaaattacaggAAGATGACATAAAAG ctCAAAAacatgaattaaaatatcaaaatagtGTCTTAGAAGAAcatcgtaataaatttataaaaacaacaGAGAAATTTGACGCTCATCTTACACAACTCATAACTGAACTTCAAAAACAAAGTACATTATATACTCAAGCAACAGAAACACTTCAGAAAAAAACAACAAATCTACTgcgagaaaaagaattattcgaagaaaaaatgaagtGGGAACGAGACTATATGCAG GCATTAAAAGAAGCCTGGGTAAAAGAACAagagaaacaattaaaattgcttgcagaagaaaaagaagtaataGCAATTGAAAAAACACACTTagaagttttaaataaattgaaaagtaataGTGGTGAAACTATTAAAGTAGAG TTGGAAACTGCTATTAAAACTGCACAGGACGCAAATGCATCTGCTAGccgagaaaaattaaaatgggaagaaaaaattaatgagCTTAATGTTTATAAGCAAATTCTACAAGATAAGGAAGATTTACTCATTTTACATGCCAAAGAACTTGAATATCTTACGcag tCGGCTTTAactaaaaaggaagaaggagtaaaagctttaaaaaatgcaaaatatttagaaaatcagaataaagaaaaatttaatcagctacaaatacaaattcaaGCATtgatggaaagagaaaaaaaagttgCAACTGAAAGATATAATGTTACAaa aGATAAAATTAAAGGAGTTTTATCTACTTATGAAACTGAAAGACCAGAAAGGGATATTTCACATAATTTTCAGAATGAGATAATACCTTCCTCTGGAATACAATCGAAATCTGAGATCACTACAGAATTAATg AGTATTGTAGATccaaatttaattatgttaaaattaaacattaatgaTGACTTTAaatctattaataaatacatgtaa